The Methanosarcina acetivorans C2A genome includes the window TGGAGCCTATGGCGACTCCAATGTTTACATGTACGATCTTTCAACTTACAGGAAGACCAAAATCACAACTGATGGCTTGAATCATTTCTCCCCTGCTATTTGGGAGGATAGGGTAGTGTGGCAAGGGTCTCGAAATAATTATTGGCGCATATTAATGTACAATATTTCTACTTCCAAAAAAACTCTTATTACTACCAATAAATCAACACAGGAGTTTCCTTCTATCTATGGTAATACAATCGTATGGACAGATGATCGAAATGGAAATGGATTGCCTGGTAACTCCGATATTTATATTTATAATCTTTCCATTGATATGGAAACTCAGGTAACTACCGATAAGTCGGATCAGAAAAATCCTGCGATTTATGGTAACAAGATCGTGTGGGAGGATTGGCGCAATGGAAATCCTGATATCTACTTATGCATCGTATCAGTGGAGAAAGCAGAACTAAAACCACCAGTTGCAGATTTCAATATCAATGTAACCAGTGGTTATTCCCCTCTTTCTGTCCAGTTTACAGACTTATCAAAAAATGCCGTGTCAAGGGTATGGGACTTCAATAATGACGGAGTAACTGATTCTATTGATGCTAATGTTGTTTATGTGTATACTGCTCCAGGAACTTATACGGTGAATCTAACAGTTAGCAACGAAAAAAGTGCTGTCTCAAAAACGCGCACGATAGACGTTCTGAAAAAGAGCAGCAGTGGTGGAAGCAGCGGTGGCGGGGGTGGTTCCCCTGAACCTGCAAAAAACGTTGAAACTAAAGAACTCTCACAGGCTTACATAACCAATGGCAAGGCCATAAAGTTTGACTTCGCAAAAAATGCAACCTGTGTTATGTATGTAAGTTTCGATTCAAAAAAGACTGCCGGAAAGACTACAACGATTGTTGAGCAGTTGAAAAATAAGTCTGCGCTTGTTTCCGAACTGCCTGAAGGTGAGGTCTACAGGTCCTTTAATGTCTGGGTTGGAAACAACGGGTTTGCAACTGAAAAGAACATAGAAAATTCTGTCATCGGTTTCAGGGTTGAAAAAGCCTGGATACAGGATGAAAAGATAGATCAGATTTCCATTTTACTCAACAGGTACAATGATAAAAAATGGGAACAGCTGCCAGCCAACCTCTCAGGAGAAGATGATACTTATCTGTATTTCACAAGTGAAGTCCCGGGCTTTTCTTCCTTTGCAATAACAGGAATGGCAAAAGGGCTATCCGAAGAAAATGAAACAGAGTCGGGGTCGAAACAGGAAACTCGACTCGCAGATGAAGGTTTGAAATGTCTGGAATCAGAAACCGGGCAGACCTCTGAGGAGGGAGAGGGTGCCCAAGCTCCAGGATTTGGGATAGCCAGCGGAGTTTTCTGTCTATTCTGTATGTTTTTACATAAAGTTGGCAGAAGATAATTAAATAGAGTGAATTACAGTCAGGTATCGGAGAGTTATTGATCTAATTCGGTAACTACTTCCACTACTATCTTATTTTTTAGAAAAGAACGGTGAATGATAACTTTTTTATGAAATAATGGTGAATGATAATCTTTTTTGAGCGGTACGCCAGAGAATTCCATTTTATTCATAAAACTTTGCCTTCTATCCATACTTTCAAACCTGAACAAAGGCAGTTCCTGTTTTTCAGTATAAATCGAAAACATATACCACTTATTGCAATAACTTCAAACTCAGTAATTTCCTTACGAACTTAATATGTTCTCTATTATATGAAAATTTATATATAATTACGATGTCAATCGCAAGCAGGTATGATTTCCCTGGGAAACAGATGACCGGACATGTCCTATTTGAAGCGAAAAACGAAATGAATTTTCTCCGGTCGGGGAAGGTATGAAATGAGGAAAAACCTGCGAAATTCCGGTATAGATAAAAAGTTAGTGGACGACGTTCTGAACCAGAATGAACAGCGTTTCAGGCTGAAGTTGGAGAAAGGTCTCTCGCCTGCTCGGGCGGTAGAGAACTTGGAGCTGGCCGAGATTATTGATGTACAGGCTATCCAGCCTCTGCTGGATAATTTCTATAAACTTACTCATATTCCCATAGGCTTAAACGACCTCAAAGGCAATGTTCTGGCAGGTGCTGGATGGCAGGATATCTGTACCAAATTCCACAGGGTTCATCCCGTAACCTGCAGGCACTGTGTAGAAAGCGATATAAATCTATCCTCAGGTGTTGCCCCTGGCGAGTTTAAGTTCTACAGGTGCAAGAATAATATGTGGGATGCAGTGACTCCCATCATGGTGGGGGACCATCATGTCGGCTATGTCTTCGCAGGGCAGTTTTTTTTTGATGACGAGCCTCTGAACTATGAGTTTTTCCGGGCCCAGGCCAGGAAATACGGCTTCAACGAGGAAGAATACATAGCAGCGCTTGAAAAAGTTCCAAGGTTAAGCAGGGAAGCTGTGGACACGGGTATGGCCTTTTTCATGACATTTGCCAACATGCTCTCACAACTAAGTTACAGTAATATCAAGCTGGCTCAGTTGCTGGAGGAACGCGACGTCCTGGTAAATGTGCTGCAGAAGACCAGGGAGGATTTCGACCGCGCCCAGGCAGTGGGAAATATCGGGAGCTGGCGCCTGGATTTATGTAATAATGTATTGACATGGTCCGATGAAAATCACCGTATTTTTGGCATCCCAAAAGGTACCCATCTGACCTATGAAACTTTTCTCTCAACGATTCATCCGGATGATAGGGAATATGTCGATGGGGAATGGAAGGAGGGGATGGAGGGCAAACCATACGACATCGAGCACCGCATTATCGCGGATGATAAGGTAAAGTGGGTACGTGAAAAAGCTTATCTTGAATTTGACAGGGACGGATCGCTGATTGCCGGCTTTGGTATAACACAGGACATCACCGAGCGCAAAAGAGCAGAAGAAGCTCTCAGATTATCAAATATTTATAATCGCAGTTTGATTGAAGCCAGTCTGGACCCTCTTGTAACCATCGGGTCAGACGGAAAAATAACCGATGTCAATAATTCCACCGAAATAGCTACCGGCTATTCTCGCGATGAACTTATAGGTACAGATTTCTCAGACTATTTTACTGAGCCTGAAAAAGCCAAAGAGGGTTATCAGCGTGTTTTCCAGGAAGGATTGGTACGGGATTATCCTCTTGAGATTCAGCATAAAGATGGACATACAACTCCTGTTCTGTATAATGCTTCGGTTTATAAGGATGAATCCGGCAAGGTTATCGGGGTCTTTGCTTCTGCGCGTGATATCACAGAACTTAAAAAGGCAGAGAAAGCTCTGAAAAAAGCACATGATAATTTAGAAAAATTGGTTGAAGAGCGCACAGGACAGCTTGAGAAAGCTTACAACTCATTGAAGGAAAGCGAAAAAAGCCTTTCCGAAGCTCAAAGAATGGCTCATATTGGAAATTGGGACTGGGATACTTTTACTAACAGGTCTTACTGGTCTGATGAATTGTATCGAATTTTTGGGTTTACACCCCGAAAATTCGGCTTACCTTACAGTGAAGCTTTGAATTACATACACCCTGACGATCGGGACCATATGAATAATGCCGTTAAAAGAGCTTTTAATGGAGAACCCTATGAAATTGACTACAGGATAATTTCAGCTGACGGGACAGAACGTGTGGTTCATGCACAGGGTGAAGTCATTTTTAACGAAGAAAATAACCCTATTAAAATGAGAGGGACAGTTCAGGATATTACCGAGCGCAAAAAGGCTGAAGAAGCTCTTGAAAAAATCCAGGAAACCCACATAAAAGAAATCCACCACAGGATCAAGAATAACCTGCAGGTAATCTCATCTCTCCTAAGCCTCGAAGCTGAGAAATTCAGTGATGAAAAAATGCTTGAATCTTTCCGGGAAAGCCAAAATCGTGTAGCTTCAATGGCCCTGATTCATGAAGAACTCTATAAAGGAAACGAGCTGGATACACTTGATTTTGCAGCTTATCTTCAGAAGCTGACTGCAGATCTTTTCGACTCATATAATCTTGGAGATAGTGGTATCAGCCTGAAGCTGGACCTTGAGAAGATTCATCTTGATATGGATATCGCAATACCTCTTGGCATTATTGTAAACGAGCTCGTCTCAAATTCCCTGAAGCATGCTTTCTCCGCTGGAAAAGCAGGCGAGATCCATATCAGTTTCTGCAAAAAAGAAAGTTTTGCCGCAAACGATGATATTCCCGGTCCGTGTCCTTTCTGTACAGGTAAAAATAACTTGCATTACATACTCACCGTAGCGGATAACGGAAAAGGCATTCCCGAAGAAATAAAGTTCCCAAATACGGATTCTCTCGGACTCCAGCTTGTAAACCTGCTTGTTGAGCAGATAGATGGTTATATAGAACTCAAAAGTGATTCCGGAACAAAATTCACTATCTGGTTCTGAATCCCCTCTTTTCATTCTTTATTTGAGTTCATCGAAGTGTAACTCTAAACGGGTACAAAAAGGTACAAAAAAGTACAGAAAGAAACAAAAGATTATTATCAAAAAGTACTGAAATGGTTTATCAATAAAATTGCCACTCTGTCTACTGCTTTTCTATTTGTGCCAGGATTGCGAATCTTGAGTGGCCTTTCCAATATATATTATAATCGATGTATTATAAGTAGGATATTATAATATACGTCCCAATCAGAGTAACTTAGCTTATCACTGACTTCAGTTGACCCAGTGCAGAACATTTTGTATTACAGACCACCTTGGTTCGTACCCTTTCTGGCTTTTTCCCAGTATCCAGTAGTCATATTTACTATCAAGTTCCCCGTAATCTCTTTCTATCTTAATCCAATAGTTTAAAAGCGGGAGGAACGTTTCACTGTTATTCTTTGCTACGGGATAAGCATACAGGACCTCATAAGAACCATGCGGCTCAAATATTGCCACATCATAGAAGGGGTGGACGAGGGTCATGGTATATCCCTCCTCTGCGGTTGTAAAGAGGACGTCTGCCTGATCTCCATCAAAAAAATCCCAGATGGAATCTATCTTTACAATCTTTGCCCCTGGAAATAGTTCTGACGCTACGCCTGCAAATGCCGTGTTATTGAGAACTGCAATCCTCAGGTCATCTATTTTCCGGACTTCCTCAAGCTTCAGGAATTCTTTTTTTCTCTCGTCCCTTACAACAAAAGCCATGTGAACCGTCATGTATGATTCGGTGAATTTTATTTCGTCCAGTCTCTCAGGAGTTACGGTTACGGAGGACATGACAATATCACAGACACCACTATTGAGGTCGTCGGGAAGCGAGTCCCCTGTCACTGGAACAAACTCGATCTTGGAAACGTTGAGCAACTGAGCCAGATCATAGGCCATTTGCACGTCGTACCCGACAAGTGATCCATTTTTGTTAAAATAGACAAAGGGTATACAGTTGCTGTTGTACCCTACTCGCAGAGTCCCTCTGTTTTTGATGAGTTTTACAGTATCTCCCTCGGGCGGATAGTCTGGTGGGAGAGTAGATAGCGAGTCATTTACTGAGAAATAGACCCTGGTGCTAATCAGTTCATCGGGCCTTACTCCCTGTTCATCTTCGGGAAGCTCCATACTGGAGATTATATCCCCTCCGTGGTAGGTATTTTCAAGAAGCTGGGCAAAGGCAAAATTAAGTCCTGTAATAAGGACAGCCATGACCAGAATGATTAGCGATAAAGAAAATGCCGCTTTTTTCCGTTGTAGCCTGCAGCGGCCCGAGACCAAAGCGGCGCTGATTGTAGCAAATGAGAAGATCGACATGCACGCCATCGAGGCGGTAAAACTCTGGCGAAGTATGCTTGTGCTGATGTACAGGTTAAACGCATCAGCAGGAAGGCGCATCAAATTCAGGAGCCACCCCACGGCAATCTTGGCCGGGCCGAAGAAGCTGAGAATTCCCACTGCTGCAAGCTGCAGCTGTTCGAACAGACTCAGGGGA containing:
- a CDS encoding cation:dicarboxylate symporter family transporter, with the translated sequence MRWPKLSMTAWIFLGFFFGVFSGLFFGDLLSVLMPLSQAFIKIWQVTILPSVMISLILGIGSLNHSNSRDLMFRAGQVLLMFWGLGIALFFSFQLAFPVLKTASFFSTQDLSTPEELDLIEMFIPYNLFHSLSEGFLPAVVIFCICLGLALMGNEENRPLMNLLQILQTALDRVTGIIARTFPIVVFVTTAQIMGTITFEGLLELQVFLVSLAFLAALVVLGILPLLVSCFTTFSYRDIISTSSKAVILAFSSGTEFITLTLIIDGVKKLFEDSSCNGELKDGNEIESYTRVLVPLGYTFPLMGAFVPFLFILFIAWLYKNPLSLFEQLQLAAVGILSFFGPAKIAVGWLLNLMRLPADAFNLYISTSILRQSFTASMACMSIFSFATISAALVSGRCRLQRKKAAFSLSLIILVMAVLITGLNFAFAQLLENTYHGGDIISSMELPEDEQGVRPDELISTRVYFSVNDSLSTLPPDYPPEGDTVKLIKNRGTLRVGYNSNCIPFVYFNKNGSLVGYDVQMAYDLAQLLNVSKIEFVPVTGDSLPDDLNSGVCDIVMSSVTVTPERLDEIKFTESYMTVHMAFVVRDERKKEFLKLEEVRKIDDLRIAVLNNTAFAGVASELFPGAKIVKIDSIWDFFDGDQADVLFTTAEEGYTMTLVHPFYDVAIFEPHGSYEVLYAYPVAKNNSETFLPLLNYWIKIERDYGELDSKYDYWILGKSQKGYEPRWSVIQNVLHWVN
- a CDS encoding PocR ligand-binding domain-containing protein, coding for MRKNLRNSGIDKKLVDDVLNQNEQRFRLKLEKGLSPARAVENLELAEIIDVQAIQPLLDNFYKLTHIPIGLNDLKGNVLAGAGWQDICTKFHRVHPVTCRHCVESDINLSSGVAPGEFKFYRCKNNMWDAVTPIMVGDHHVGYVFAGQFFFDDEPLNYEFFRAQARKYGFNEEEYIAALEKVPRLSREAVDTGMAFFMTFANMLSQLSYSNIKLAQLLEERDVLVNVLQKTREDFDRAQAVGNIGSWRLDLCNNVLTWSDENHRIFGIPKGTHLTYETFLSTIHPDDREYVDGEWKEGMEGKPYDIEHRIIADDKVKWVREKAYLEFDRDGSLIAGFGITQDITERKRAEEALRLSNIYNRSLIEASLDPLVTIGSDGKITDVNNSTEIATGYSRDELIGTDFSDYFTEPEKAKEGYQRVFQEGLVRDYPLEIQHKDGHTTPVLYNASVYKDESGKVIGVFASARDITELKKAEKALKKAHDNLEKLVEERTGQLEKAYNSLKESEKSLSEAQRMAHIGNWDWDTFTNRSYWSDELYRIFGFTPRKFGLPYSEALNYIHPDDRDHMNNAVKRAFNGEPYEIDYRIISADGTERVVHAQGEVIFNEENNPIKMRGTVQDITERKKAEEALEKIQETHIKEIHHRIKNNLQVISSLLSLEAEKFSDEKMLESFRESQNRVASMALIHEELYKGNELDTLDFAAYLQKLTADLFDSYNLGDSGISLKLDLEKIHLDMDIAIPLGIIVNELVSNSLKHAFSAGKAGEIHISFCKKESFAANDDIPGPCPFCTGKNNLHYILTVADNGKGIPEEIKFPNTDSLGLQLVNLLVEQIDGYIELKSDSGTKFTIWF